The Thermomicrobiales bacterium genome includes a window with the following:
- a CDS encoding class I SAM-dependent methyltransferase translates to MIRRSPLHPDPQELYADWARIVAAEKEQVERLREWQEADYYAPVAHHFAVDPHRTDDPVLELLYSLGGPGTRWLDIGAGGGRYALPLAVSGRPVVAVEPSESMRNVLQEGIEEHNVSNIEILAGRWPAVANGVSVDAALMAHVGYDLPNIGEVLDAAEAAASQWCCVITMDRAPSGGFVNLWEAVHGEERYLLPAMRELLQVLLARGATPEVHIIERQFRAMDEDDMRASARRRLWLSEGSEKDRKLQSLIDDMLARGESDWGFPNSIVAIVWQPPSATLGDGDAGAH, encoded by the coding sequence ATGATCCGTCGCTCGCCATTACACCCGGACCCGCAGGAACTGTATGCGGACTGGGCCAGGATTGTTGCTGCCGAGAAGGAGCAGGTCGAACGCCTGCGTGAATGGCAGGAAGCTGATTACTACGCGCCAGTCGCGCACCACTTTGCGGTCGATCCACATCGCACCGACGATCCGGTACTGGAACTCCTCTACAGCCTCGGCGGTCCGGGCACGCGCTGGCTCGACATCGGCGCGGGTGGGGGCAGATACGCGTTGCCGCTGGCCGTTTCCGGCCGCCCGGTTGTCGCGGTCGAGCCCAGCGAATCCATGCGCAACGTCCTGCAGGAGGGCATTGAGGAGCACAACGTCTCCAACATCGAGATCCTCGCTGGGCGCTGGCCGGCTGTCGCAAATGGCGTCAGCGTCGATGCCGCGCTGATGGCGCACGTCGGCTACGATCTGCCGAACATCGGCGAAGTACTGGATGCAGCCGAGGCGGCGGCGAGCCAGTGGTGCTGCGTCATCACGATGGACCGTGCGCCGTCCGGCGGCTTCGTCAATCTCTGGGAAGCTGTCCATGGCGAGGAGCGCTACCTGTTGCCGGCCATGCGTGAGTTGCTGCAGGTGCTGCTGGCACGTGGAGCAACGCCCGAAGTGCATATCATCGAGCGGCAGTTCCGCGCGATGGATGAGGACGACATGCGCGCCAGTGCCCGCCGCCGCCTGTGGCTGTCGGAAGGTTCGGAGAAGGACCGGAAGTTGCAGTCGCTGATTGATGACATGCTTGCTCGCGGCGAGAGCGACTGGGGCTTCCCCAACTCAATCGTTGCCATCGTCTGGCAGCCGCCGTCTGCCACGCTGGGGGATGGAGACGCAGGTGCGCATTGA
- a CDS encoding RidA family protein has protein sequence MRIEQRLNEMGLVLPPQLPVQLPFPWVRTHGNRVFVSGHGPQNPDGSLAGPFGKVGGELTLEDGYQAARLTALAILGSLQREVGDLDRITAWLRVFGMVNVAPGFNQTPSVINGFSDLILELWGEESGKHARSAVGMAALPFDIAVEIEAEVEIR, from the coding sequence GTGCGCATTGAGCAACGCCTCAACGAAATGGGCCTGGTTCTGCCGCCACAGCTCCCGGTTCAGCTGCCGTTCCCATGGGTTCGCACGCATGGCAACCGGGTGTTCGTCTCCGGGCACGGGCCGCAGAATCCTGACGGCTCGTTGGCCGGACCGTTCGGCAAGGTCGGCGGCGAGCTGACGCTGGAAGACGGCTATCAGGCCGCCCGACTGACGGCGTTGGCGATCCTCGGCAGCCTGCAACGCGAGGTCGGCGATCTCGATCGCATCACAGCCTGGCTGCGCGTCTTCGGCATGGTCAACGTCGCGCCTGGCTTCAACCAGACGCCGTCCGTAATCAACGGCTTCTCCGACCTGATCCTTGAGCTGTGGGGCGAGGAGTCCGGCAAGCACGCGCGCTCGGCCGTCGGCATGGCGGCGCTGCCGTTTGACATCGCTGTTGAGATCGAGGCTGAGGTGGAGATTCGGTAG
- a CDS encoding GNAT family N-acetyltransferase produces MRNPLVVGPRIYLRPSEKSDGEIVSHFQSVEPETFMDRGRVPFSPLAFESLMDDIYKQQPPSTIWLTACVNEDDTAIGTFNLFDIDWINRHAETGAWIHDPAYRSKGYGTEAKHLLLEYAFDHLHMHSLISYVWEPNWRSAAAVQKQGYRPAGRIKWDDIKDGVHRDTLLFDILRDEWIDGREAWRERLASRV; encoded by the coding sequence ATGCGTAATCCGCTCGTTGTTGGCCCCAGGATCTATCTGCGCCCATCTGAGAAATCCGACGGCGAGATCGTTTCACACTTTCAATCGGTCGAGCCAGAGACGTTCATGGATCGTGGCCGGGTTCCGTTCAGCCCCCTGGCGTTCGAGTCGCTGATGGATGACATCTACAAGCAGCAGCCGCCGTCGACGATCTGGCTGACCGCCTGCGTCAACGAAGACGATACGGCCATCGGCACGTTCAATCTCTTCGATATCGACTGGATCAACCGTCACGCCGAAACTGGCGCGTGGATTCACGATCCGGCCTATCGCAGCAAGGGCTACGGCACGGAAGCCAAGCATCTTCTGCTGGAGTACGCGTTCGATCATCTCCATATGCACTCGCTGATTTCCTACGTCTGGGAGCCGAACTGGCGCTCGGCGGCGGCGGTGCAGAAGCAGGGCTATCGACCCGCCGGGCGGATCAAGTGGGATGACATCAAGGACGGCGTCCATCGCGACACGTTGCTGTTCGACATCCTGCGTGACGAGTGGATCGACGGGCGCGAAGCGTGGCGGGAGAGGCTGGCCAGCAGAGTCTAG
- a CDS encoding pyridoxamine 5'-phosphate oxidase family protein encodes MVTTTWRRVSSVDDLRAAIPAPPPDSIVMRKQLPALDEHCRTIIAASPFVLLATSNAEGRCDVTPRGDGPGFVNVIDDNTLVIADRPGNKRIDSMQNLMENPHAGLLFLVPGMDETLRVNGGAYVTDDPELLGPMAVKGKKPLFGVVVEVEEVFFHCARAFRRSRLWEPETWPERETLPTLGQIIADQTKPKDVTGEDIDRSLAESNVRLY; translated from the coding sequence ATGGTGACGACGACCTGGCGACGTGTATCCAGCGTAGACGACCTCAGGGCAGCAATTCCGGCCCCGCCGCCGGATAGCATCGTCATGCGCAAGCAGCTGCCGGCGCTGGATGAGCACTGCCGCACGATCATCGCCGCTTCGCCGTTTGTTCTGCTGGCGACCTCGAACGCCGAGGGCCGCTGCGACGTCACCCCGCGTGGCGATGGTCCGGGCTTCGTGAATGTCATCGATGACAACACGCTCGTCATCGCCGACCGACCGGGCAACAAGCGTATCGACTCGATGCAAAACCTGATGGAGAATCCGCACGCTGGATTGCTGTTCCTCGTGCCGGGCATGGATGAGACGCTGCGGGTCAATGGTGGTGCCTATGTCACCGACGACCCCGAGCTGCTCGGCCCGATGGCGGTGAAGGGCAAGAAGCCGCTGTTCGGTGTCGTCGTCGAGGTCGAAGAGGTCTTCTTCCACTGCGCGCGCGCATTCCGGCGCTCACGCCTCTGGGAGCCGGAGACCTGGCCGGAGCGCGAGACGCTGCCGACACTCGGCCAGATCATCGCCGACCAGACGAAGCCGAAAGACGTGACCGGAGAGGATATCGACCGCTCGCTCGCAGAGTCGAACGTCCGCCTCTACTGA